The genome window gcttcagctctcgctggtcgggctgcagcagctgaccagcaccgattgtccagcactcccgagtgagatgaccccagtacctcagttgaaaatgcagaaatcgccggtcttctgtgtcgctcgcgctgggagatggagactgaagctgttcctattcggccatcttgctccgccgccccgtttttttcttttaagtgttcGTTTATgccttgaatattttttaaattaataagagACCAATCGTTACCCACTACCAAGTTTCAGAGCTTAATGCTGAAAACAACGGGAGCCCAAAAGCAGAGGGTTCAAGCAAGAGAGTTCAGACTAGATGAAGAGAGGACTGCTTGACTGCAGAGGGAACTTTCACAAAATCgggagataatttttaaaaggcattaagAAAAGGTTTGAGGTAGCTTTGAAAATACATAcaatacaaaaagacaaattttgaAATGAGATAAAGGGAAAACAAGAATAGATTTGACAATAACGTAAATTTCATAAATCTTACTTAAATGGATAAAATACTTTAAGAGTATCTGAATTTTCAAGTGACTCATGTATTTAAAGACTTTTTCCTTAATGTAAAATGGAAcaatcagaatttaaaaatactttaatatgaaaaatgctaagataaatatttaatattatcatctttttcccctattattttatttccaggaCCTCGAAGACACTGAAAATAATACAGGATAAAAGATTAGTAATTCTATACTATTTTTAGAATATGAATTTACCTGTAGACATCACTATTTTACATGGCCCAGGAGCGGCATCTTTATATATCATGCCACGGTCTCTGGTCAGCGATTTTAGAGAAGCTGCAGATGTAGAACATATCACAGGCAAAGGCTTTTCCTgttaaaaagaaagggaaaaaatacaagTATAAAATACTCATTAATATATTCTTAGATAAGAAagtcagaaaattataaatatcattGGTTTACAAAATTATTAGTTATCAGAAGTCCTCAGGTTGGAAACCCCTGTGTGTGTCATGAACTGCAGAACTTTCCAAACTGAGCTTCTCAGAGGTCCATGAACTGTCCGGGTATGGGAGGAAGAGACCAGATGGCTGGGATTCCCTGTCCTACTCTTGCTCCAACTAATCACACCTTAGCCAAATTAGTTTATTCCGTAAaacttaactttattttttgaggttcCCTGTAAGACAAGTTTTTTCACATTGCTAAAGAAAAGTCTGTAAATCTCTAACCCAGAGCAATACatccaatagaaaaaaaatctcagcaaggCAGAGGACAGagtttattttcagaaagaagtTGCTCATCTAGTCTTCGCTGTGTCTAACCCATATTTCTCCATATTACATACAATAATTCTGACAAAATCACAACAGATGGCTTGCTAAAGTCTATACAAAATTATGCCTATCACCTATAAGAACCAATGTCTCCTGAGCATTGTTAAAGttcactagtattttgtttattttacatcAACTCTTGGGGTTTTCCAGGAGCTACCTTCAAACATGACTCTCCAATATAAGAGAAGGGACACCTGTGCATAGAAAAGGTAATAACAGAGGACATTTAAAAGGCAGGAGCAAAGGAGTAAAAAACAGAACATTCAATGTTGCTGGAATTTATTTGCTTAAATTAATGACTGTCATTTGGGTTGACAGTAATCTAGTAAATCaattattgtttatttaacattgatacaatgtTTTTTATCaatgttaaagaaacaaaaaaatgtgacttttttttttttttgtcttactatgttgccctggctgaatttgagctcctgggctcaacagatcctcctacctctgcctcccaaagtgccgggattacatgGCATGCACCACTGCCTGGACACAATCATGTTATTTTTCAGTACTGAATTATAATTACTGGGTTGATCATGTCATtctttcactattttaaaaatctgaaatctgaatcCTTTGTCTTGAGACATACCAAGATAGCATGTTTGCATTAACACTGCAAATTCAATAAAGgtacatttatttagaaaatgtgcTCCTGCACTCCTCCCTTAAGGGGAGGAAGAAAATGACAACTTGTATCCAAATATAACATagaccccataaatatatacaagtattacatattcataataaaaagtaaaaaattttttaaataatttttacaagaGTATAGTAATTGTCCCTACTCCATCCCCATCATCAAATAAACAATGTTTTCAGAGAGCTCTCCAAAATTATCAAATTAGCTTGGAACTGGAAACTAAAGGAATCAAAGGAAACTATTTGGTGTTATCTTATATTTTCACCATTATACCAACTGATCACAAAGACATTTCAGAAGCTggaaaatacacatatatgttaattttttaatgcatttaaaatattatttcactttaaatTTCACTATTAACTTTTTTCATCTGCTATCATTTATATTAGAACAAtctacttgatttttttcagtgttcgtgactgtatttttgaaatatttagctttgacttttgatttttattttgtaaattttgagtgtttttaaagaataccagtatcaatatattttaaaatgttatattttttttccatacagCAAACATAAGttgaaacaaaatggaaatgttaCAGCTACTGATATCAGATGGCTGAACTCAGGAATGTGTAAGATAATACTGCTGGCATTTAATTCAGTCAGCCCCAACAGATCTGAAAAGAttctatgtctttatatttagagTGCATCTCTTGTAGACAGGATATATttgggtctttaaaaaaaaaaaaaatccatgttgaTAATCTCTGTCTTTTTAACCAAAAAGGATAATCCACTAACTTTTCATGCAATTACTAGTATGTTTGGATCTgggtctactttttttttttttttttgagatggagtctccctctgtcacccaggctacagtgcagtggcaaaatctcagctcactgcaacctccgcctcctgggttcaagcgattctcgtgcctcagcttcctgagtagctgggattacaggcacgtgtgagcatgcctaatttttgtatatttagtagaaatggggttttgccatgttggccaggctggtctcgaactcctgacctcaggtgatccaccagcctcagcctcccaaagtgctagaattacaggtgtgagccaccatgcctggctggatcTACTATTTTATTGCCTGTTTTTGATTTGTCTCCTCTGTGTTTGGTTCTGTTCCtcgttttcctttcctttttttcccccctttgagacaaggtttcactcctgtcacccaagctggagtgcaacagcactatctcagctcactgcaacctccacctcctagcaattcttctgctgcctcagtttcccatgtagctggggctacatgcgtgcaccactgcacccagctatttttgtattttgtgtagagatggggttttgccatgttgcccagactggtctcaaactcctgggttcaagcattctttctgccttggcctcccaaagtgctgggattacaggcatgagccactgtacccaaccccTCCTTTCCTTTTGTTAATAGTTTATattctttagaatattttatattgaatgtatttgaatattcaaatattccttagaattacattttaattttctattggcTTTTTAGCTATAATTCTTTGCTTTTTAGCTATAATTCTTTTACAATATGTCCTGGGGATTATAATGTACATCCTTAATTTTCCACAAGCCATATAAAGTTAATATTGTACCACTTCACATAAAATGGTGAAATCTTGCAATGATATAGGATCCATATCCCCCACGTCAGGCCTTTATACTACAATTGTTTCATGTCTGTTTAATATAAACTCTGCAACACTGTATTGTAATTAGTTATAAATAGTCATATTATTATAAGTCATTTGCATTTACCCAAAGATTTACCATCTTCAAAGCAATTCCTTTCTCTTTGAGAAATCAGGTTTCCATCTGGTCCCATTTTCCTTTAGCCTGATGattttccttttagcatttcCTGCAGTGCTGGTTTGACAGTGATTTATCTTAGTATGcttttatctgaaaatgaaaCTGTCTtcaccttcattcttttttttaagaaatataccTTTTGTTTCATAGAAAAGAGTAATAAGGAAAAGATTTCcttcacaatagcaacaaaaatcataaaatatgcagaaataaataagaataaatgagagtataaattatatgaagaaaactatTGAACTCTACTTAGGAGtcttttctactttattaaggtataattgacaaacaaaaattatatatattctaaGTTCACCTTTATTCTGGAAGAGTATCTTTGATACATGTAGAATTTCGGGttgacagggtttttttttgtttctttttttcttttcagtccttTAAAGATGTTctactctcttctggcctctATGGCTTTTGATGAGAAATGTCAGCTGTTAATcaaatttttgtttctctgcatgtactttttcatttttacattgttGCCTTTAAGATTTGCTCTGTCTCTGGTTTTCAACAGTTCGTCTCTAATATGCCTCAGCTTAGATGTCTTTGTGCTTATTCTGTTTGCTCTTGGTTGAGTAATTTGTGTCTACATATTTCGATCTTTCATgacatttggaaaattttgagacattatttcttcaaatattttttctgctccagtttctctttcttttccttttgggacTCCAATTACATGTATTGGACCTCTGATACTATCTAAAAGGTCCCTGGgtctctgttcattttctttcccaaTCTTAGTCTGAGTTTTTCACCCTGGATAATTTCTATTCTTCTATCTTCCAGttcatttactctttcttctGTCATCTCTAGTCAATTCTGGTTAATTCTGCCCAGTGAATCTTTTACttcagatactgtatttttcagttcctGAGTTTCAATTTGGCTCCTTTTTATCCTTTGCTTCTCCACTAAGATGGTCTTTTTAATCAGTacaattgtgtgtgtatatgtgtgtatgtgtgcacgtgtgtgtgtgtgtaatttcatCGAGGACCAGTTGAATAGCcactttaaaacttttgtttgGTAGTTCTAATATCTGGGTTATACTTGGGTCTGTCtcagttgattttcttttctcttgaaaatattattcattttactaTGTATTTGGGTAATTTTGAGTTACATTCCAGATGTTACAAAAATTTGTGCAGATTCTAAAttctgtatttctctgatgattgttatttcttttgtttagcTACTAATTACCTTGGCTAGACTTGAACTTTAAATTCTGATCTTGGGCCTAATTTCATCCAGCCTCAGTTCAGATCTTTTGCTTTAGCTACACTGGCCTGTGTGTATTAGACAAACATGCTCAGATCAGGGGTTGGTCAGAGACACTGGTAGACAGAATTTGCAGATCCCCTCTCTGGTCCTTTCCCTTCCAAAATCCCTCCATTCCCTTTAACAGCCACAGGTTTCctgacttttctgttttctggtttcCCTAGGACAGATAAATTGTCATTTTTCTACTAATACTCCTGTTGCCTCACATGCTACACAAAGTGTACTTGCTTAAAACCACAACAATGGAAACTCACTTTGTATAACACCCCTTCTCCCAGTCAGTACTTCCCCTGCCACCAGAATCTGTGTGCTTCTATTCACTCTTCAGTGTCTTCAGGTTGttgctttttctattatttctaggTTTTAGAGTTGAGTCCAGCATTATTGAATTCATCACATTGATtcttctctccctgccccagtttattgaagtataatatatGTACAGTAAGATTCACttcataatgatttttaaagtatactgAGTTTCAAATTAACTAGTCTGAACATAAATACACTCATGTATTAATAGTactttcattgtggttttgaagaAGTAGAACACtataaaaagttttaagtttacccaagcaaagaaataataatctaTCGATAGTTATGTGAAGCTTTCAAAAGCCTACATACTCTTAGTACATTCCTAAAGACCCTCATCATACTCTTAGTAAATTCCTAAATTGCATGTTATAAATAATAAGACACTACAAAAACCTATAATACAAATTAGGAGGAGATACAACTAACCTTTTTTCCTGAGTATGGACCTTTTTTCCTTGGTGAGATATTTTTAACAGAACTGCTCCTTTTGGGGACTGCAGTAGGTCCAGGTGGTTTAATTCgacctgatctcctgacctgctGTGTTGGTAATATTAGAGTAGTTTTCTGTGGAGACTGCATTGAATGCTGGCTCGCTTCGGAAGGAGAAGACTCTGTTTTTGCTATATTCTTTACAATAGGAActgaggaaaaaatataaaaattattaaagtaaatGACACAAGGTATTGTCTCCTTATGACTCAAAATAAGTTTTACTTGACCTTTAAAACCATTTCAAAGGTCATTCACTGAAAACCACTTAAAACTAAAAGTACTATCTGAAATGAAGTTTTAGGTATCCTAAGATTTCATATTATCAGAAAATAGCTTAATTctccagaaaaaataaagaggctTTTATCAGAGGAATCAGTAACTTCAACTTAGCGTGGTAAAACTTTCTAGCAACTTACCTATTGGGATCTTCCCATATTTTTATGGGAAGCACAAAAAGGAGTCTCTCCTTCAGAATACACTATCCAATTATGTCATATATAGGAATCATCTCTCACatcaacatagaaaaacaaagcaaagcaattGCCTAGGGCTCCCACTTCATGTTTCAGAGGGCAGGGGCTCCCTTGCTCTTGACCTTTTTCAGATTTAATGAGgtataattggcaaataaaaattatatatttaaggttaatatacattatattctgccttcatttcgttatgtacccagtactCAGGAGCAAGTATGTACTCAGgggcaagttgttcagtttccatgtaattgagtggttttgattgagtttcttaatcctgagttctagtttgatcgcaccgtggtctgagagacagtttgctataatttctgttcttttacatttgctgaggagtgctttacttccaactatgtggtcaattttggaataagtgcaatgtggtgctgagaagaatgtatattctgctgatttggggtggagagttctgtagctgtctattaggtctgcttggtgcagagctgagttcaagtcctggatatccttgttaactttctgcctcgtgaatctgtctaatgttgacagtggggtgttaaagtctcccattattattgtgtgggagtctaagtctctttgtaggtctctaaggacttgcttcatga of Piliocolobus tephrosceles isolate RC106 unplaced genomic scaffold, ASM277652v3 unscaffolded_20328, whole genome shotgun sequence contains these proteins:
- the LOC113221091 gene encoding sex comb on midleg-like protein 2 — translated: PIVKNIAKTESSPSEASQHSMQSPQKTTLILPTQQVRRSGRIKPPGPTAVPKRSSSVKNISPRKKGPYSGKKEKPLPVICSTSAASLKSLTRDRGMIYKDAAPGPCKIVMST